Below is a window of Eschrichtius robustus isolate mEscRob2 chromosome 13, mEscRob2.pri, whole genome shotgun sequence DNA.
tcagggttcatccatgttgtagcatgtatcggaatttcattcctttttatggttgaaatattccattgtgtgtagcGGTCCCTCAGTATccttgggggattggttccaggacctgccTGGTATACTGAAATCCACAGATGCTTGAGTCCATAGTTGGCCCTCCGTATCCGTGGTTCTGCATCAGCTCGTTCATGCGGTCTCAAACCtgtgtttttcaagggtcaactctacCTCATTTTAATCGTTCTGTTGGTgaatatttgaattgtttccaccttttgacttgTGAATAATGCAGTGAACATAGGTGTACAAATATCAGTTagagtctctgctttcagttcttttgagtctgtatccagaagtggaattgctggatcatacagtaattctttgtttaatattttgaggagctgccagactgttttccacagcagctgcaccattttacgttccaccaacaatgtacaagggaTCCAGTTTCttaacatcctcaccaacacttgttattttctgtttgtttttaatagtcatcctaatgagtgtgaagtggtatctcattgtttcgatttgcattttcttaatgattagtgatgttaagatctttttatgtgcttattggtcatttacatatctttggagaaatgcctgttgatgtcctttgtccatttttaaattgggatgtttggttttttgttgcttAATTCAATAGTTTTcagccaggttttttttttttttaacttttgggtttatttatttatttatttatttatttatttatttatttatggctgtgttgggtcttcttcgtttctgtgctagggctttctctagttacggcaagtgggggccactcttcatcgtggtgcgcgggcctctcattatcgcggcctctcttgttgcggagcacaggctccagaagcgcaggctcagaaattgtggctcacgggcctagttgctctgcggcatgtgggatcctcccagaccagggctcgaacccgtgtcccctgcattgacaggcagactttcaaccactgcgccaccagggaagcccctcagccaGGTTTTTGAAGAAAGAGTTTGAGGTTATATTTTCCTGAAGTGCAGGTATTTATGTGACTGATTAATGGctgatgaatgaattttaaagggtACCTAGATAGATGGTCAAACCAATCGTGACTCCCAAGTATTCCAAACTGGTAGTGCTGTAGGCAGAGTACTAATAGGAGCACTTGTAGGCCCAAAGCTGAGATTTTCCTTAATTTAAGAGTTTACCACCTGAACAGACAATGCTCAGGTCCCCAAAGTTCTTATAGAGCATGGTTTTGGCCTGGAAAATTCCCTAAGTAGGAATCATTTACCAAGGCCATAGAGAAATTTGAAAACTATATCCATTGTGCTGAAAATGTTCCGGACTTAGTGGTGATAATTACATAactttatgaatatactaaaaaccactgacttgtatactttaaaagagaattttataagaattatatctcattaaaagaaaggaataaagaatacCCACCAAATATTTGGTTTTAGAAGTAATATAGCTTCCTAGTGAACCTACCAGAGTTATGAAATGTATCTCTGAGTAACTAACCACATTGGTGATGCTTTTGAGTTTATTCACTCAgtgaatatttactgagagccccttatgtgcctggcactgtgaatacaccagtgaacaaaacaaagtccctaTCCTCAAGAAGTTTGTGTTTTAGTGATGGGAGATGGTAATATAATGTGATATGATATCAGTAATGATAGatgctatggagaaaaagaaagcagaaatggaAGAGGGTGACAAGAGTGTACAATATTAGATGGGATAGCCAGGGAAAGCCTCTCTGAggaagtaaatttaaaaagagaccaGAATTGAATGAGCAACTGAAGAGAGTGTTTGGGGAAGGAGCATCCCAATTTGAGGGAACAGCAAGTTGCAAAGGCTTTGCGGCAGAaacatgctttttcttttcaagGCAAAACAAGAAGGTGAGGGCAGAGTGAGTTACAGGAAGTATGATAGAAAGATTGGAATGGTAGTCATGGAAGACCTTTTAAGGGATTGTAAgaattttgggttttatttaaaatgtgataatatacaaacagctcatacaactcaatatcaaaaaaaaaaaaaaccaaacaacccaatcaaaaaatgggcagaaaacctaaatagacatttctccaaagaagatatacagatggccaagagtcacatgaaaagatgctcaacatcactaattattagaaaaatgcaaatcaaaactacaatgaggtatcacctcacaccggtcagaagggccatcattaaaaagtctacaaataataaatgctggagagggtgtggagaaaagggacccctcctacactgttggtgggaatgtaaattggtgcagccactatggagaacagtatgggggggttccttaaaaaactaaaaaatagagttaccattatgacccagcaatcccactcccgggcatatatctggagaaagcactaattcaaaaagatacatgcaccccagtgttcatagcagcactatttataatagccaagacatggaagcaacctaaatgtccatcgacagatgagtgaataaagaagatgtggtacatatgtatcacacacacacaatggaatattactcagccacaaaaagaatgcagtaatgccatttgcagcaacatggatggacctaaagatgatcatactaagtgaagtaagtcagacagaaaaaggcaaatatcatatgatatcacttaaatttggaatctaaaaaatgatacaaatgaacttatttatataacagaaacagactcagagacatagaaaacaaacctatggttaccaaaggggaaggagtggggagagataaattaggagcttgggattaacagatacacactgctgtgtataaaatagataaacaaggacccactgtataaaACAGGGAACtataactatattcaatatcttataataacctataatggaaaagaatctgaaaaatgtatgtgtaactgaattactttgctgtgcacctgaaactaacacttcattgtaaatcagctatagttcaatttttttaaagtgtggtaGAAGGCCTTTGGAGCATTACTATAGTTTAGAAACCAGCCAAATGTTGGTGAACATCTGCtggaaatcacttttaaaaaaattagttgatGTTAATACATTATTTCTGAGAGCTATTGCATACAAAACTAATTGTTGGCAACAATTTCAGACAAAACCATATCCCCTGAGTATAAGAGGTTATTTTTTGTTCTCTATAGGAGAAGGAATAATATCCAGTAGCATTATTAATTCATTAACATGTTTTAAATGCCTTACCTTATATCCTCTCTAAGacctatttttctttccctttgcccACTTGCCTAGTTAATGAAGGAAACTTCGCTGTTTCCTTTCTatcttgttcatttcttttgtgaGTCCCAGTAGCACtgattgtaatttttttaaattataagtaaaGTTTATTAtctttatgtaaaaggaaagctaaaCATTTTGatgtaaaattagaaataatagagTTCTCTAAAGTAACTATAAAGGTCACTCTTATTTAAACCTCCTCTTaagaacttatttttttcctgtttattagcacataatttttaaaaattcttattcagTTCTTTAGTTTGGTTGTTGACTAATATAAGAGTATTTGGTATTTTAGCCATAGCTTTTGTACCCATTGGGTTCCTCAGTATGATATAATGCTATTACTCTGAGAAAAGTTAATGTCTGTTTCTTTAGACCTGAATTATTCACAGCTTATTCATAATTTGGAGACTGTCTTCCTTGACATGTTGTTTTAATGTTTAATAGAAAGAAATATTACATTattgagatatttaaaaaattgtgttgaaacgAGCTTTATTATATATCAGTTCTCCATCCATCAATGTTAACTTTGCTGAATGTTTATATGAAACCAAAAAGTACTACAGTAGTAATAGAAAGCTAATCTTCTAATTATTGTAGGTAAATGTGAGTCATTGGTACCGAAAGGTCTCAGTTAATAAGTTCTCTCACCAATATTAGGTGTATAGTACTATTTTCCTCTCGTGTGATTAtactaatatattttctttttatttaaagcttGCAAACACAGAAGAATACATAGATGGAGCATTATCTGGACATCTGGGTGAAGTTTTAATAAGGTAACAAAACATCAGTGGTTTATATAAGGAGTTACTGGTGAGCAGTAAAAATACCTGTTTAAATAAACTACTAGCGCCCCAATCtcagaattacttttttttttaatcactattAATTTAACATAACATTCTACAACTAGACTTCAAGATTCTTGAAATTGTTAAACTTGTCAAAGcagatttaaatattttggagCTGTTCATTCTTAAGGTTTTTCTAGTGTTGATATTAAACTTTCTAGCTCTTAACTGTACCTTTTTCAGTGGTTTTATTTGCAAGAGCTTGGTTTTGAATTTTAGGTGGGTCTGGCTGCTATTAGGATTCATATTATACTTATTTTCTAGAACTAGCTTCACATCTCCAAATTCTAGTCATTGTTCCCTTTGGAAGATCATAAAGATACCATTTTATAACAACCGCATGGTATAAAAATGAGTGTCACGTGCTCTTTAACAAACCaaaggtaaattttttttaaaaagagaaagaaatgatgtAATTTTAGCATTAATATTTTTGTAATGAAAAAATCTAATAAAAGTAGTAATTCAGATCTTATATGGTTTCTTGTTGGAACAACAAAATGGACTGTTTTTCTGTTTACAGGtgtaataatgtcctttatatcaggggtgttgaagaagaagaagaagatggggAAATGAGAGAATAGCATCTTTCGGGgggaattttttttatatatatttgtagacaataaagatttgtttgtttttcaacttGACTGTGAGCTATTCATATTCAGATATTTACATGCAGAGCTCAAATGTTGAAACAGTTGAAAAATTATTCACAGAACTAATGCTTTAAAAGCCACCCAACTTTATTCAAGTTGGTTTTCATGTAAGCCCaatgctgtaatttttttttctataagggAAATTTATTTATATGCTCTATAAATGTTTATGAAAGTCAATTTTAGCCCTTGTAATTGTGTATTCACTGAGACCTTTTAAAAGCAActgtttcttttaaagttatttttgagCCACTTTTGACACGTATAAAGTTGAATATTTTCTTAGAGTTAATATAGACTGTATTATTTTACTTAGTAGTCAATAAGTTACATGTTAATTCTATATCAATGTGAGCTAAATGATATGCACATTACAGCTAAAATTGAAACATCACCTGAAAATTAAAATGGCTTTGAGTATAGAACACAACAGAAATTGTGAACTGACATTTAGGCTGAAGACATACGGTTTGTTCACTTAAGAGAATTAAGCTTTCTGAACAGAACCCCTTAATGTGGATTAAAAATCAGTCTCATGGTTGGTTATGTCTCATTATGTTCTCATGAGAACATAATCTAGTAGttttcatttaagttttaaaCTCCTCAAATCAATATTTTCGAGTTGCACATTGTTAAAATGTATACTCCACAATGATAAAATTTACACTATGAACTTTCCTGTGgactggttgaaaaaaaaaagattatttaaagTCTTAGGTTGTCAGAATGCCATTATTGCACTTAAATGGTCATTCACCATACAGTTACATCAGTAAGGTCACTTTGGATGTGTATCCCCACCTGGGACAACAGAAAGTATAAATGTTTAGCTATATAGAATAATGGTTAGGATATGGATAATAAAGGTCTTCGACAAAAGAAAATAACTCCCATTTCCAATCCTAAGGGCCTTTTAGAGTGAGGACCTGTCTTCCTGAAATTGGTTAGGCCTGTGTGTGGGGCAGAATATTGCCATTACTGAAAAGCAAAAATCTACAAAATATGCCTAAAGCATTCTGGTTATAAATGTCTTACTGCTCCTATTCAAGTGAAAAAATATTCTTCCTGCAGTGATTTTGCTCTTGTATCCTTGACTAAAAGTAGTTCACGTTTGTTACCAGATGGAGGTTTTGAGCGGTAGATAAGTCGTCTTCCCagctgaaacaaaagaaaaagtacttaatattttcatataaccATTTTCTATTGAAGTGTAACTAAAATACTAATATTAACTTGATTTTTCCTAAgaataatatagtttaaaatagtaaataataatcCCAATTACAAAGGGATTGATAACCTAATGGATGTCCAAATGCAGGCAAAGTTAAGTAACGAATGGAGCACCATGGTATGCAGAAGACAGGGCAGTTAGGCTTTATGGGGAAGTGGGAGGATTTAGATAAAGTCATCAGATAGCTTGTGTTTCAGATATGCTAAGCTCAGAGAAACTCCATGTTTGAGGCCAACACTTCATTTCTCAGTAACTGCCATAGCTAATTTCTACTCCATTGGTTGGAAGAGATCACTTTCCTCTGCTAAGCAACAGCTGACTGGCATttaaaaatcctgtaaaacaaaaacTTGAGGAAACCATGTACTATTTTCTTAGGCACTAGAAATCCTGTTGGCTCTTGGTCCCACCAGGAGAGGCTTAGGGATACCCCAGTTCATACCTATTTATTCTCTCTGGAGCATATACTCAAGTATATCATACTAATCTTTCTCTTTGAGTCttttctcccccttctccttattcatttatttattttttgttttgcctttataTCTGAATTTGTATAAATTAAATGGATAAGAAAACTTCTGTTGGACATGAAATTTGATGGGATGTTTCCATTGTGCCTCAAAAGGGGCACCAACCCTGTGTGTgactgtcccctgcattgcagaaTGTTTGACATTCCTGACTCCAGGGAACTAAATAGCACTAGCAATCCTCCCCTcattataacaacaaaaacatcCTTAGAGGACTGGAATCCTTGAATTCCTTTCCTAATGtcatatttttttcccccactggtgATGATCTCCTTTGATAACCTTTGTTATTAATTTCTGTCTGAGAAAATTGCCAGTGATGAAATGTCCTAAATGTCCTCTGAAAGAGTAAAATCTTCTTTCAGAGGTCTTCATACATTGTTGACTTATCAACAttctttctccagttttcttcCAGATttagttttcattctcatttttagtttgttaattcagtaagcatttattgagtgtccactatgtgccaggcattggggaTACAAAGGTCATAAAACTCATTCGTGGTCTAAAAGGAaagatgaatatattaaaaaataatcactttAATTTGGTGAGTTTAGTAAATAATAGTGTATACATGTAGCAGGGTGATGAATGGTTAATTCTCTCTTAGAAGAAGAGAAGTTAGGTCTTCATAGGCAGAGTTGAACTAGATAAGTACAGACCCTTTTAAAGATGAAatgcttatttaaataaaattaatcatcacttTTTGATATAGTACATATTAACAGTTACCATACTTCAGAACTTTAAGTACTTACCTCAAAGGCTGTTGTGAGGCGCACAAGCATTCACTATAGGTTAGCTGTGACTGTGGTGAGAATCAATGTCCATATTAGCTTTGCAGATAACTATGAGATTGCCCTCCTGGAATATACTTCAGACTCTAGCTCAGAGGAGGGAGAGTGGCATATAGAAACAAAAGGCCCTTCACACCCAGGGGGAGTCATAGACCATGTGCACTCTGTGACTGCCCAATTCTAAACTTATTGAACAGGTAATCTTGAAATATGAAGAACCTTGGCTTCTGGTCAGATTCTGCTGCTAAATCTGAAGTGACTCTGGGTAAATTATTTTAACTTCAACTATAAGTCTCATTATTTTTAcaatgtgaggattaaaagaccCTTCCAGTAATATGTAATTCACTTACTATTACTTTTTTAGTTCTCTAGTTTCATGGCACCTGGAGctaaagaaaaagaggagaggggagaggtttCTTTTACCAAAAAGTTAGTCTAATGGAGAACTGTAGAACCAGTAATTTGAATCATTCTAAAAGTAGCAAGGAACCAGAGAGAGATCAATTTAAGCTGTTAGCAATCTTACTGAAGTTTAACCTGGATAAATTAGATGAGTTAGGTATTTTGTTTTTGCACCACAGAAGCCCTCACCCATTGATGTAGTGGAACCTATTAATAACAAAACACAAACCTTTTTCTTTGGTTGTGCTACTGCCCTTTCCAGAGCAGCTTTTAGCCTTTCCtcctggtgtttttgtttttctttcactttctcttcACGCAACCTGTCAAGAGGGGAAGACATTGTTCTAACTATAAATCACAGAAGTAAAAAAGACCTACATCATTACTATTTGGTAAAGAATTATCTAAATATTATAAAGTTTCCTTTAaggttaaatgaaaataatacttcATCTTCACCCAAATCTATGGGTTTTGAATATTCAGGTGAAATTTCAACAACAAATCCTGTTTGTGttgaaatgggaagaaaatgcaTGTCACCATTTTGGAAGAAGTAAAATCTACCGAAATCTTGGTCTAAAACAAGCACCTCAGCAAAGCTTTCTCATCACTCCATTTACAGTTCAGTACTTCGCAGTTAATCCGTATGACGGCCACTTGAATTAATTTCCAGCTATTTCCCCCCTTTTTAAacctttttgttgaagtataatgtGCAGAAAAGTACACAGATCACAAGTGTATATAGTTCAATGGATAACCACAAAAACATACTTTCCAGTAAATCTTTTTGAATGTTATCCTCAAATTAAGGCCAAGAAATACTATTTGTCTTTGTTCTCtttagggttgttatgaggataaaATTAAATGAGCTGACTTATGCAAACTGTCTAGTCCAATGCCTGGTGCAGAATAACCACTGGACAAGTGATAGCTTTTTTATGGATGTATATCATTATCAATGTAAAATTCACTGAACATTTTTTATGCAAAATTAGGTGTTATGTTAGGTGCCTCCAAACCATGGGAAAAATCCAGTAAAATTCTCCTTTTGATAAGAATGATAAGTAATTAGAATTAGATTCATGTATCACTACTGGAAATAGTAGAAATTACAAGATGCAAATGCTCTTAGTGTAATTAGTCAAAGGTCATCTTCTGGAGGGAGTGATCTTTCATTTATGATTTCTTAAAACATTTGCTTCATATTCAATAAAATCCCATCAGGATCACCTTAATATATTCTGGACTTTGTTTTTATATGGAGGAAACaatatcccccccaccccagtaatATAAGCAGTAACAAAGTATCTAATATTAATGGCTACTctttgagtacttactatatgccaagcatgCTTTAGGGCTTTTACAtagattatttaatttaatcctcacaacaaccctgtgagataaGTTCCATTATtactgccattttacagataagcaaactgaAACTTAAGAGAGGTTGTGTGGCCTGCCTAAGGTCACAAAAGTTGTAAATGGCGGAACCTGGATTGAACCCAGGCAGGTCAGCTCTAATTCCCATGCTCATAACCATAGTTCTAGTATGCCTGGCAACATGTTTTTTTGCTATAACATGAACATTATTCCACCTATAAGCATTCTCTATATGCTACATTATACTAAGGatcatattatatttataataatcatTGCCTCAAAGGTAGTATGTACATAAAATCCTTATTTAACTTGGTATGGAAATTTGTAAATCAGTGGATTCTCCGGGAAAGGCCCCAAGCTAGGCAAAGATGTGGGGAcatgggggctgggcaggggtggaggtgagggtggtGGTATGTGTTCCAGGGATGATAATCTTCATGAGATTAtcttgaggaataaatgagttaatgagTAAATGTGATGTATGTAAGTGTTGGCAGTTAGGAACTGAGGAAAACCCTCATTACATGGCTCTAACTTTCAAACAATTCCTTCATAGATTGAGTCTCCCTGTAGTTTTCCAATGAAAGGCTCCTAATTCTAGTCTTGGGCCCTTCACCACAAGTATAGTTCTCCTTCTACATGATAGCCCTTTGAAAATTTTCATGTAAGTAGTGAATATTCACTCTGAAAATTCACTTTTTCAGGCTAGAAGGACCCCTTGCCCATCCAAAACTATGTCATTTGCCCCTGATGAGCTCTTTCCTTCACAGTGCTCGTTTTACCATTGATAACAAGATATTTATTTCGTAAGAATATGGATGTTATGTGTCTCCACACTAAATAATAGCTCCATGAGGAGGGCAGGGCTGAGTTTGATTCCACTGTATCTCTATATGGCGTATAATAGAGACTTGCCATATAACAGACTTCCTTAATGTGTGTGGAATCCAAGCAAAAACAGCTTCTCATTAAGTCTTTCACTACATTTATATCATGAGACAGTGACTGTACTTTTGCCGTCGTTCTTTCTGTTTCATCCTCTCAATTGCCTCCACATTTTCTTTGGGAATGGATTCAATGAGATC
It encodes the following:
- the SNRPF gene encoding small nuclear ribonucleoprotein F produces the protein MSLPLNPKPFLNGLTGKPVMVKLKWGMEYKGYLVSVDGYMNMQLANTEEYIDGALSGHLGEVLIRCNNVLYIRGVEEEEEDGEMRE